DNA from Candidatus Lernaella stagnicola:
CCAACTGATCGAGGACCTGACGGTTTTCCAGGACCCGCCTCTTGCGGAGTTTTATGTACCCGCCAAGGACCCTTCGACTTATACCCTTGATCCTTTTTCTGTGATTATGACCGATCTGGCAGAGCAGTTTCCGTTTCTGGAAGAGATCCTTGGCGGATTCCAATACCAGGCGCTGGAACCCTTTGGCGTAGACGGTTATTGTCCTGCCGGATTCATGTTTCAGTGGTCCCCGTTTATCATCGAAGCATGCGGCTCTGATGACCCGACGAAAGTTCACTCCGGGCATGACTTCCTGGCGGCTTACTGGCTGGCCGGGTATCATGGATTTGTGACCAAGGAAGATTAGCAGCATCCCGCGCGTGAGTGTTATCGAGCGGCACAATCTGACGATACGGCAGGGCTGTTCCTATCTGGGTCGGCGAACGGCTTGCCATGCCCGGGATCGGGATCATCTCGACGGCAATATGGCCTGGCTGATGTGGCATTACAATTTCATCAGGCCGCATTCGGCTTTGAAGTTCGGGAAAGATATCCGAACACCGGCCATGCAGGCGGGAACCGTCTCGAAGAGGTTGAGTTTCCGGGATATCTTCACCTGTCGGGAGCTTCTCTTTTTGTGCCTGCTCATCTCGATGCTGATCATCCAGCGTCAAAAGTAGACCCGAAATGCCGGATGGGCTATGCTGACAACACTTCGCAAGAAAAGCACCCTATTTTGACGGAAAATCAAATTGACTCCACTCGGAGATCATGAGATAATCAATCAAACAGTGGCCGGAGCAATAGCGCCCTTTTCCCTCCATAGCTTTCGGTGCAGCCGAGAGCTATGGAGGTCCTGTGACATGAAAAGAGATTTGAAACATGAAACATTCCCGATTCCAGCTTTTGCCAATCATGATGGTTGTTCTATTTTTCCTGTCTGTCAATTCAGCCGCTGCTGAAACCGCGCAACAATGCTTTTCCAGATGTGCGTCAATATGCTGTAGGTATTGGGATAATTGTTTAAACCATCCGCCATGCGGTTACGGTCGGAATGAGATTTTCTGCGTCTGTTCTTCGATAGAAGACGGTAGAACGATGTCGCCGTCTGCGTGTGCCGATCATGTTAAAAAGATGCAGGTGACGTGTGATGGAGCTCCTTCCTATTACAAGGGGGGGATTGGCGGCGGCCTGCCGGTGGGCAATGGATCCGGTGGGTCCACGGGATCTGTGAGGACTAGAAATTCCACGGGAAATAGCGACCACGACGCCCTATATGTTAATCTTCCGAATGTTTCCCGTGGATCGATGATAAGCAATATGATACTTCACAATACATGTTCAAAATCAATTACAGTTAATGTTGTTCCAAAAAATGGCCCTAAAGTGTCAAGGACGATTCCGCCTGGCGAGAAGCACGTTTTCTTTGACGATAATGGCAATCCAGGCTATTATTGGATCGTTAAATGGGATCAGTACTTCAGCAGTGTTGATAGTTTTGCATCAAAAACAATTATAGGATATCGGTACCGATATTCACCAAACAGGTATACATTATATACAGTTCCAGGCCAGCATAGGTTTATTTGTATAGGCGACTATATCACCCTAAAGTAATCTAAAAGCTTACGCAGGTTGCCCTGGTCCCCGAAAATTCGTGTAATCGCCGGTCGAAAAGTGAAACACGTAGCGGTTGAAAAGTGCAACACCTGAGTAAAGGTTAAAGTTCCCCTCTTTCTCTGTCAATGGTCCGTTTCAATGAGCGGTTGGGGTCCGTCCCCGGAACGATCCACCACAAGCAGAAGCACCCGCCTGTCCCTCGCCAAAACTCGTCCGTTAATGAAATCAACAAGTTGTGGCCACGCCGAAATCTCCCCATTCTGTCGGGATGAAGACTCGAAACCGAGGTTGAAATCACCCACGATTTGGTTTTGGCGAGGGACAGGCGGCGGCGCTTTCCGTCATGCTTTCCGTCACAAGGCCAAATGTGACGGAAAAACAGGAGTTATTACCGCAAAGAGAAAGGCTCGTAACCTTAATGATTTCGAGCCTTTCGAGTGGTAGCGGGGACATTCTACACTGTCTTGTTCAAAGCATTCGAGCACATGCTGGTAAGGCGTTGGGAGCTTCCTCGGAAGGGGCGTAGGTTTGACCTTCATAGATAGTTTGTTGTTTTTAGTAGAGTCCCGTCTGGTTGTCCATCGCAAGCCTCTATCCGAGAACCCGATATTTTAGTACAGTATCGAAGTTATCGAAATTTATCGGAAAGAGGACAAGGGATGGCGATTGATCTTCAAGAGTTGTCAAAAAAGTTGAAGCACCTCCGTAAGGATGTACTAAAGCAGGAACTGGAAGATGTTGCCTCACAGTCGGGTATTCATATTGAAGCGCTTCGAGAAATGGAACAAGGTAGGCGCGAGCCTACAGGGGACCAAATTCTCATCCTCTCCGACGTGTACAAGCAGGAACTAGCCTATTTCATAACCGGCGAGCGCGTTGACACATTCGAGAAGGTTAACCAGCTCTTTCGGAAGTTTGATAAAGAACTCACTCCTCAAGACCGAATGAACATCCAAGAATTCCTGTATCTCTGCCGTTGTGAGCACGACTTCGAGACTATGATGGGCGGAAGGCCGAGGATCATTCACTTCGACCCCAACTTGAGGGGAACCTTTTTCAAAGGACATGGCTGGGAAAACGCCGAAAGACTGAGGAAAGAATTTGGCTTCCAAGACAAGCCGTTAGTGGATGTTTTCGGCATCGCGAGGAAGCTCGGATATCACATCTTCCGTCGCAAATTAGGCAGGTCCGCGATCTCTGGAGTGTTCATCCGCCATCGGGAAATTGGAAACTGTATCCTCGTTAACTACAACGAGGACCTTTACCGTCAGGATTTTTCGGCGCTTCACGAATTGGCTCACGCGATTTTCGACAAGGATTATCAGGTCAACCTTTCTCTGGAAGATGAGCAGAGAGGCCCAGAAGAGCGTCGTGAGTGGCGGGCAAACGCTTTCGCGGGGCGTATGCTGATTCCGAGAGCTAAGTTAGAGAGAATGGACACCAGCGGTGATTCAGAGCTAGTCGCAGACGAGGTGAAACACTTATGTCGGGAATACCGTGCCAACTTTGACACAGGTCTATATGCCATGAAGGATGCCGATCGACTTACACAAGATCAGGTGGACGACTTGAAGGGCACACGCAAAATCAGCCAAGCTGAAAAGGACGACGCAGCCCTAGTGGGACACGCTCCGAAGGTTAAGGTGCGACGACTCCAGTTGATGAAAAGAGGGCTGTCCC
Protein-coding regions in this window:
- a CDS encoding XRE family transcriptional regulator, whose protein sequence is MAIDLQELSKKLKHLRKDVLKQELEDVASQSGIHIEALREMEQGRREPTGDQILILSDVYKQELAYFITGERVDTFEKVNQLFRKFDKELTPQDRMNIQEFLYLCRCEHDFETMMGGRPRIIHFDPNLRGTFFKGHGWENAERLRKEFGFQDKPLVDVFGIARKLGYHIFRRKLGRSAISGVFIRHREIGNCILVNYNEDLYRQDFSALHELAHAIFDKDYQVNLSLEDEQRGPEERREWRANAFAGRMLIPRAKLERMDTSGDSELVADEVKHLCREYRANFDTGLYAMKDADRLTQDQVDDLKGTRKISQAEKDDAALVGHAPKVKVRRLQLMKRGLSPEYVGVCFEAYHRGLISQGRLAEALLIQLDEMPEIAEMYGEPLEMKV